In Methanoregula formicica SMSP, the DNA window ATGTCGGCTGCCTCCGCTGGATGCCAAAAGGCAAACTCATCCGCGACCTCCTCGCCGATTACGTGCTCCGGATGGTGCTCGAATACGGCGGCACCCCGGTCGAAACCCCGGTCATGTACGACCTTGGCGACAAGGCGATCTTCGAGCACGCAGACAAGTTTGGCGAGCGGCAGTACCGCTTCAAGTCCAACAACCGGAACATGATGCTCCGGTTCGCTGCATGCTTTGGCATGTTCTCGATCATGCGGGACATGCACATCTCCCCCAACCACCTCCCGATGAAGATGTACGAGCTCTCCACCTACTCGTTCCGCCACGAGCAGAAAGGCGAGGTCATCGGCTTAAAGCGCCTCCGCTCCTTCACCATGCCCGACATGCACTCGCTCTGCCTCGACATGCCGCAAGCCCTTAAATGTTTTGAGGAGCAGCTCGCGATGGGGTGGCAGACCGGCCGGGACTTTGAGACAAAACTCGTTGCAGCGTTCCGGTGCACGAAGGGATTCTATGCCGAGCACGAGGCATGGGTCAAGAAGATCGTGAAGGAGTCCGACTGCCCGATGCTCATCGAGATCCTCTCCGACCGCGTCCATTACTGGATAGCAAAGATCGACCTTGCCGCAATCGACGGCCAACTCCGCCCTATCGAGAACCCGACCGTCCAGATCGATGTCGAGAGCTCGACCCGGTTCAACATCAAGTACCACAAGGAGGACGGCACCCCGGTCCATCCGCCAATCCTCCACTGCTCGCCCACGGGCAGCGTTGAGCGCGTGATGTGCGCAATCCTGGAGAATGTCTCCACTCAGGCTGTGCCCGCGCTCCCCACCTGGCTCTCGCCCGTGCAGGTCCGGGTCGTGCCGGTGACCGAGAAGCACCTTGCCTATGCAGAAGAACTGATGGCCCAGATCAACGCAGCGCAGATCCGGTGCGACACGGACGACCGGAACGAGACCATGGGCAAGAAGGTCAGGGAGGCTGGTATGGACTGGGTGCCGTACGTGATCGTTGTCGGCGACGATGAAGTTGCCTCAGAGAAACTGACCGTCACGATCCGGAAAAAGTCGCAGCCTAACAAGCCGCACAAGGAGCAGCTCACTGCCGATGCGCTGATCGCTGCGGTGAAGTCGGATGTTGAGGGGAAACCGTTCCGTCCGCTCTATACCCCGAAGAAACTCTCGCAAAAGGCGAGATATATCTAAGAATTTTCCAGTTCTTTTTTTACAAACCGTATTCGCGGGATGGCAACATTCCGAAAAAAATGTCCCGTGATCAACAAGCAGGTACAAAAAGACCGGTTTAATCGTCTTTAACATCCGGGCTTCAGGATTCTTTCGCCGTGAACCGGTACCAGTCACCGTGCTGGATCACCGGAGTTTCGGTAGCCTTTTTGGAAAGGGCGCAATCAACGGCAACCTTCAGATCACGGTCAGAAAAGGGTTTGAGGACAAACCCATACGGGGTGCTCTCCTGAGCCCGGGCAATCGTTGCCTCATCACCACAGGATGTAACAAAAACGACCGGAATATGCAACTCATCCCGGATAATCCTTGCAGCATCAATCCCGTCCATGGTCCCGTGGATATTGATGTCCATCAAAATGACATCCGGTGTATGTTCGCGAGCTTTGGTGATGGCGTCATCCGCGGTCATGACGGCGCAGACGGGATGATAATGCATAGCCTCAAGGGTCATTACGATATCCCTGCTGATGATCGCCTCATCCTC includes these proteins:
- a CDS encoding threonine--tRNA ligase; protein product: MRLLLIHSDYIEYEAKKKTKMAEEASVLADKETEALTVFCAVESIDEEDLEGVILQGIEEIKKTAGQVNVDKIVVYPYAHLSSDLSSPETAVAVLNALKAGLEKEGFTVKRAPFGWYKSFKLSCKGHPLSELSKTIIPGETTVKPAKKEVTHDWFVLTPDGKQHDYKEFLDDSPFGCLVKKELGIATPVGGEPAHVDLMRGKELVDYEPASDVGCLRWMPKGKLIRDLLADYVLRMVLEYGGTPVETPVMYDLGDKAIFEHADKFGERQYRFKSNNRNMMLRFAACFGMFSIMRDMHISPNHLPMKMYELSTYSFRHEQKGEVIGLKRLRSFTMPDMHSLCLDMPQALKCFEEQLAMGWQTGRDFETKLVAAFRCTKGFYAEHEAWVKKIVKESDCPMLIEILSDRVHYWIAKIDLAAIDGQLRPIENPTVQIDVESSTRFNIKYHKEDGTPVHPPILHCSPTGSVERVMCAILENVSTQAVPALPTWLSPVQVRVVPVTEKHLAYAEELMAQINAAQIRCDTDDRNETMGKKVREAGMDWVPYVIVVGDDEVASEKLTVTIRKKSQPNKPHKEQLTADALIAAVKSDVEGKPFRPLYTPKKLSQKARYI
- a CDS encoding response regulator — encoded protein: MDKPTILVVEDEAIISRDIVMTLEAMHYHPVCAVMTADDAITKAREHTPDVILMDINIHGTMDGIDAARIIRDELHIPVVFVTSCGDEATIARAQESTPYGFVLKPFSDRDLKVAVDCALSKKATETPVIQHGDWYRFTAKES